In Hydra vulgaris chromosome 06, alternate assembly HydraT2T_AEP, a genomic segment contains:
- the LOC136081271 gene encoding tigger transposable element-derived protein 4-like codes for MVRNRIKKTNKVAIPSETMKVAVNKVLEGTQLNVVARQFNIDRMTLKRYCRKKRLNPNEAFKPNYNNRQVFTAEDEKSLSSYLLIASKMNYGLSTRSTRLLAYEFALKNNKIYPSSWIKNKIAGIDWLQGFMKRQPELSLRTPEATSFARSTAFNKHTVREFFQNLKTVRNRYKYNPNCIYNVDETGLTTVQKPVKVLAGRGSKQVGRITSAERGTLVTACCASNAIGNSIPPLFIFPRVKFHDCMIKEGPPGCVGFANPSGWMNSEIFIEWIKHFVKYSNCSQESPVLLLLDSHESHISVKDLELAIQHGITMISFPPHCSHKLQPLDRTVFGPLKRFYNSACDNWMTGFRVAGIEPFNSEIFKDDEYLPSSVTDRAAPDTVTITPVNNMESEMIPAHVNHIESEITIVNIETSILNKVSTSVASIISPEVLKPYPKASARKKNVKSRQLKTRILTDTPVRNEIRLSKEKKILKQTKNQQKVSTKDKEETKNYLLRNKKQCKPKVASQLDFHK; via the exons ATGGTTagaaatagaattaaaaaaacaaataaagttgcTATACCAAGTGAAACAATGAAAGTAGctgttaataaagttttagaagGAACACAACTGAACGTTGTAGCACGTCAGTTTAACATAGATAGAATgactttaaaaagatattgtcgTAAAAAGAGGCTTAATCCAAATGAAGCTTTCAAGCCTAACTACAACAATAGACAAGTTTTTACAGCagaagatgaaaaaagtttatcaagttATTTACTAATTGCATCAAAAATGAACTATGGCCTTTCAACTAGGTCAACGCGATTATTGGCATAtgaatttgctttaaaaaacaataagataTACCCATCATCAtggatcaaaaataaaattgcaggCATTGATTGGTTGCAAGGTTTTATGAAAAGACAACCAGAGTTGTCTCTACGAACACCTGAAGCAACGAGCTTCGCTCGATCAACAGCTTTTAACAAACACACTGTAAGagagttttttcaaaatcttaaaACGGTAAGAAATCGATATAAATATAATCCTAACtgtatatataatgttgatgaaactggTTTAACAACCGTTCAAAAGCCGGTAAAGGTTTTAGCTGGTAGAGGAAGCAAACAAGTTGGAAGAATCACATCTGCAGAACGAGGAACATTGGTAACTGCATGTTGTGCCTCTAATGCTATTGGAAATTCCATTCctccattatttatttttcctagGGTAAAGTTTCATGATTGCATGATTAAGGAAGGACCTCCTGGATGTGTGGGATTTGCAAATCCTTCTGGTTGGATGAACTCAGAAATTTTCATAGAATGgattaaacattttgttaaatattcaaACTGTTCTCAGGAATCTCCAGTTTTGTTACTTCTCGACAGTCATGAAAGTCATATTTCTGTTAAAGACTTAGAGCTTGCAATTCAACACGGAATTACAATGATAAGTTTTCCTCCCCATTGCAGCCATAAATTGCAGCCATTAGATAGAACTGTTTTTGGACCattgaaaaggttttacaaTTCTGCATGTGATAATTGGATG ACAGGATTTAGAGTAGCTGGCATTGAGCCATTCAATTCTGAAATTTTCAAAGATGACGAATATTTACCATCATCAGTTACAGATAGAGCTGCTCCAGATACAGTTACTATCACTCCTGTCAACAACATGGAATCTGAAATGATACCAGCACATGTTAATCACATAGAGTCTGAAATAACTATAGTAAATATTGaaacaagtattttaaacaaagtgtCAACAAGTGTTGCTTCTATAATCTCACCTGAGGTTTTAAAACCTTACCCAAAAGCATCtgccagaaaaaaaaatgttaaaagtaggCAGTTAAAAACAAGGATCTTGACTGATACTCCTGTCAGAAATGAAATTCGTTTgtcaaaagaaaagaaaattttgaagcaaaccaaaaatcaacaaaaagtcTCCACAAAAGATAAGGAAGAAACTAAGAATTACTTGCTtaggaataaaaaacaatgtaaaccAAAAGTTGCTTCACAACTTGACTTTCACAAATGA